A genomic segment from Bradyrhizobium diazoefficiens USDA 110 encodes:
- a CDS encoding alpha/beta fold hydrolase: MPLAGQRVMDLSCDGEVRCFHAGTPEHPVYVDQVRSSHAALRKMPVVMVHGAGHTGTCYLATPDRRPGWAPRFAAAGRDVFVPDWPGHGRSPSGPDFSRLGTRDVATSLLALIEEIGPAVLLVHSASGPMAWWMAERRPDLVRAVVGIAPGPPANLLRDLPDDPAAIRALRDDASAGHPVYSSEDAPVWLTADFAAAYWANGPRFPHHAFENYCRSFAPESARILNERFNIGGRGLRIADPERLRERPIMIVTGDRDPRHPREVDAATASYLGAEFVWLPDRGIEGNGHMMMIEDNSDDLAAMILAWLDTVGC; this comes from the coding sequence ATGCCGCTGGCCGGGCAGAGGGTGATGGACCTGTCGTGCGACGGCGAGGTCCGGTGCTTCCATGCGGGAACGCCGGAGCATCCAGTCTATGTCGACCAGGTGCGATCGTCCCACGCGGCCCTGCGCAAAATGCCTGTTGTCATGGTCCATGGCGCCGGTCACACCGGGACCTGCTATCTCGCCACGCCGGATCGGAGACCGGGTTGGGCGCCGCGCTTTGCTGCGGCTGGCCGGGACGTGTTCGTGCCGGACTGGCCCGGTCACGGCCGTTCGCCGTCAGGTCCGGACTTTTCGCGGCTTGGAACGCGGGATGTGGCGACGTCGCTGCTGGCGCTGATCGAGGAGATCGGGCCGGCCGTGCTGCTGGTGCATTCGGCGAGCGGTCCGATGGCCTGGTGGATGGCCGAGCGGCGTCCCGATCTGGTCCGCGCCGTGGTCGGCATCGCCCCCGGTCCACCGGCCAATCTGCTGCGCGATCTGCCCGACGATCCGGCAGCGATCCGCGCGCTGCGCGATGACGCCAGCGCCGGTCATCCCGTTTACTCGAGCGAGGATGCGCCGGTATGGCTGACGGCGGACTTTGCCGCCGCCTATTGGGCCAACGGGCCGCGCTTTCCGCACCACGCGTTCGAAAACTACTGCCGCTCGTTTGCGCCGGAGAGCGCACGAATCCTGAACGAGCGCTTCAACATCGGCGGACGGGGGCTCAGGATCGCTGATCCCGAGCGTCTGCGGGAAAGGCCGATCATGATCGTGACCGGGGACCGCGACCCGCGCCATCCGCGCGAGGTGGATGCGGCGACGGCGAGCTATCTCGGCGCCGAGTTCGTCTGGCTTCCCGATCGCGGCATCGAGGGGAACGGCCACATGATGATGATCGAGGACAACAGCGATGATCTCGCCGCCATGATCCTGGCCTGGCTCGATACGGTCGGATGCTGA
- a CDS encoding ABC transporter substrate-binding protein, translated as MRRIACVLLLLAQPVAARAQVSGDVVKIGVLTDMAGVTADITGKGSVVAAEMAVTEIGGAVLGKPIQIVSADHQHKADVGTAIARRWFDVEDVDAIVDVPNSGVALAVQSLAREKKRIVLYSGPGTTALTNEQCSPYGFHWTYDTYAVSHGTASAVVKAGGGTWFILASDYAFGHQLQQDATSVIAALGGKVLGSARHPLNTSDFSSFLLSAQSSGAKVIGLANAGNDTVNAMRQAGEFGLVQGGQSLAALILFLQDVHALGLRDAQGTYLTTASYWDMNEATRAWSKAFFAKTGMMPSMLHAGVYGAVRHYLKAVASAGTDDAGRVATTMRTIPVEDVFSEDASIREDGRVTRTMYLVRVKKPSDSKYPWDYFDIVRKIPPEKTVWPLAESKCPLVKASSR; from the coding sequence ATGAGACGGATTGCGTGTGTCCTTCTGCTGCTGGCGCAGCCCGTCGCGGCACGGGCGCAAGTCAGTGGTGACGTCGTCAAGATCGGCGTCCTCACCGACATGGCCGGCGTGACCGCCGACATCACCGGCAAAGGTTCGGTCGTCGCCGCCGAGATGGCGGTGACCGAGATCGGTGGCGCGGTTCTCGGCAAGCCGATCCAGATCGTCTCGGCCGATCACCAGCACAAGGCCGATGTCGGCACGGCGATCGCCCGGCGCTGGTTCGATGTCGAGGATGTCGATGCGATCGTCGATGTGCCCAATTCCGGCGTTGCGCTCGCGGTCCAGAGCCTCGCACGCGAGAAGAAGCGGATCGTTCTCTATTCGGGGCCGGGGACGACGGCGTTGACCAACGAGCAGTGCTCGCCCTACGGCTTCCACTGGACCTACGATACCTATGCGGTCTCGCACGGGACCGCGTCCGCGGTCGTCAAGGCCGGAGGCGGCACCTGGTTCATCCTGGCGTCGGACTATGCCTTCGGCCATCAGCTCCAGCAGGACGCGACCAGCGTGATTGCGGCCTTGGGCGGCAAGGTGCTGGGCAGCGCGCGCCATCCGCTCAATACGTCGGACTTCTCCTCGTTCCTGCTGAGCGCGCAATCCTCCGGCGCCAAGGTCATCGGCCTCGCCAATGCCGGCAATGACACCGTCAACGCGATGCGGCAGGCCGGCGAGTTCGGGCTGGTGCAGGGTGGCCAAAGCCTCGCCGCGCTGATCCTCTTCCTCCAGGACGTGCACGCGCTCGGCCTTAGGGATGCGCAGGGCACCTACCTGACGACGGCCTCCTACTGGGACATGAACGAGGCGACACGGGCATGGTCGAAGGCGTTTTTTGCGAAGACCGGAATGATGCCGTCGATGCTGCATGCCGGCGTCTACGGCGCGGTGCGTCACTATCTCAAGGCCGTCGCCAGCGCCGGCACCGACGATGCCGGCCGGGTTGCGACCACCATGAGGACGATACCGGTCGAGGACGTCTTCTCGGAGGACGCAAGCATCCGTGAGGACGGCCGCGTCACGCGCACCATGTACCTCGTTCGCGTCAAGAAGCCGTCCGATTCGAAATATCCCTGGGACTACTTCGACATCGTGCGCAAGATCCCGCCTGAAAAGACCGTCTGGCCGCTCGCGGAGAGCAAATGTCCGCTGGTAAAGGCCTCCAGCCGCTAG
- a CDS encoding HutD/Ves family protein: MKTTLLKSEDYTRSPWKNGGGIFTDIADAHRAGSPTKDWDSLLWRFASTPIVAPGPFSYMPGIDRLQMVVGGRGLVLKAPGREFDEREPFTTVRFTGELEIVTELEAGPVEVVNLMARRGAAEIELLALREPGDRPLSAGTHLVYAVFGNCSIRLNSEEFAVPHGSTLKVELTEPSRLALVSGLGVLGSIQLVG; the protein is encoded by the coding sequence ATGAAAACCACGCTGCTGAAATCCGAAGACTACACCCGCTCGCCCTGGAAGAACGGCGGCGGCATCTTCACCGATATTGCGGATGCGCATCGTGCGGGCAGCCCGACGAAGGATTGGGACAGCCTGCTCTGGCGCTTTGCGTCCACGCCGATCGTCGCGCCCGGTCCGTTCTCCTACATGCCCGGCATCGACCGCTTGCAGATGGTCGTGGGTGGGCGCGGGCTGGTGCTGAAAGCACCGGGGCGGGAATTCGACGAGCGCGAGCCGTTCACGACCGTGCGCTTCACCGGCGAGCTCGAGATCGTGACCGAGCTCGAGGCGGGTCCGGTCGAGGTCGTGAACCTGATGGCCCGGCGCGGTGCGGCGGAGATCGAGCTTCTGGCGCTCCGGGAGCCCGGCGATCGGCCATTGTCCGCCGGCACGCATCTGGTTTACGCGGTTTTCGGCAATTGCAGCATTCGTCTCAATAGCGAGGAGTTTGCGGTTCCCCACGGCAGCACGCTGAAGGTCGAGCTGACCGAGCCGTCTAGGCTGGCGCTCGTCTCGGGGCTGGGGGTGCTGGGTTCAATCCAGCTCGTCGGCTAG
- a CDS encoding adenylate/guanylate cyclase domain-containing protein, protein MSAPDKNPPATLSDGVVDWLTNGTRDERFIDNIFAQMCIRLQQAGIPLKRSTLHVLIHHPQWLGARFMWSDGMREAEIARVDYDVRERSEFIGSPANEMFDGATEVRENLERDPALGRKHALYDEMRTKGLTDYVAWPLYHTLGKRHLITFATDRPGGFEEAHIAALKKLLPVLALVSEIRIKNRLARTLLETYVGAHAGELILAGATRRGTGTTVRAAIMICDLRDFTKISDNWPRDDVIDLLNDYFDAMSEPIARHGGEILKFIGDGLLAIFPLSQPNACANLLHAVTEARAAMVALNERNNGSGRAPLNYGIGVHVGDVMYGNIGSTTRLDFTVIGPAVNMASRLEALTKQVGRPVLLSRDFAELVERKSELERVGEYEVRGFSDPIELFAFHG, encoded by the coding sequence ATGAGCGCACCAGACAAGAATCCCCCCGCGACGCTGTCCGACGGCGTCGTCGACTGGCTGACCAACGGCACGCGCGACGAGCGCTTCATCGACAATATCTTTGCGCAGATGTGCATCCGCCTCCAGCAGGCCGGCATTCCGCTGAAGCGCTCGACGCTTCATGTCCTGATCCATCACCCGCAATGGCTGGGGGCCCGCTTCATGTGGTCCGACGGCATGCGCGAGGCCGAGATCGCGCGGGTCGATTATGACGTGCGCGAGCGGTCCGAATTCATCGGCAGTCCCGCCAACGAAATGTTCGACGGGGCGACCGAGGTGCGCGAGAACCTCGAACGCGATCCGGCGCTCGGCCGCAAGCACGCCCTCTATGACGAGATGCGGACGAAGGGCCTGACCGACTATGTGGCCTGGCCGCTCTACCACACCCTCGGCAAGCGTCATCTCATCACCTTCGCGACCGACCGGCCCGGCGGCTTCGAGGAGGCGCATATCGCTGCGCTGAAGAAGCTGTTGCCGGTGCTGGCGCTGGTCAGCGAGATCCGCATCAAGAACCGCCTGGCGCGGACCCTGCTGGAGACCTATGTCGGCGCCCACGCCGGCGAGCTGATTCTCGCCGGCGCTACCCGGCGCGGCACCGGCACCACGGTTCGCGCCGCGATCATGATCTGCGACCTCAGGGATTTCACGAAAATCTCCGACAACTGGCCGCGCGACGACGTCATCGACCTCCTCAACGACTATTTCGACGCGATGTCCGAGCCGATCGCACGGCACGGCGGCGAGATCCTGAAATTCATCGGCGACGGCCTCCTCGCCATCTTCCCGCTCAGCCAGCCCAACGCCTGCGCAAACCTGCTGCATGCCGTGACCGAGGCTCGAGCGGCCATGGTCGCGCTGAACGAGCGGAATAACGGCAGCGGCCGCGCGCCGCTGAACTACGGCATCGGCGTCCATGTCGGCGACGTCATGTACGGCAATATCGGCTCGACCACCCGGCTCGACTTCACCGTGATCGGCCCCGCCGTCAACATGGCCTCGCGTCTCGAAGCGCTCACCAAGCAGGTGGGACGACCGGTGCTGCTGTCGCGCGACTTCGCCGAGCTGGTGGAGCGGAAGTCCGAGCTGGAGCGGGTGGGCGAGTACGAGGTGCGCGGCTTCAGCGATCCGATCGAGCTGTTCGCGTTTCACGGCTGA
- a CDS encoding adenylate/guanylate cyclase domain-containing protein: protein MPKFLRIGVHWSNVSGYTSKAWCVRRVGPVIFLKWGAVEVHGTGAGRKVYWTRLPQEKTIRCGTVQRAQDYAKAAIARRRNHRYEPLTGPIANRRRSAGGSAEPKQALATILIVDIVGSTAKAAKLGDARWTKIMGHYYAAVRKELKTSRGKEVVTTGDGVLATFKAPAAGVSCATAIREAVRTLGLDVRVGLHAGEYTVSGGEMVGLAFHIGTRVAAKARAGEVLVSSAVKDLMKTQSTFSFRDHGVHQLKGVPERWRLYRVEG from the coding sequence ATGCCAAAATTTCTTCGCATCGGAGTCCATTGGTCGAACGTATCGGGGTACACGTCGAAGGCGTGGTGCGTCAGGCGCGTTGGCCCGGTGATTTTCCTGAAATGGGGTGCCGTGGAGGTCCATGGCACCGGTGCCGGGCGAAAGGTCTACTGGACGCGTCTGCCGCAGGAGAAGACAATTCGTTGCGGCACGGTGCAGCGCGCCCAGGACTATGCCAAGGCCGCGATCGCGCGGCGGCGGAACCATCGCTACGAGCCGTTGACCGGGCCCATTGCGAACCGGCGCCGGTCGGCCGGCGGAAGCGCCGAGCCCAAACAGGCGCTCGCCACCATCCTGATCGTCGATATCGTCGGCTCCACCGCAAAGGCCGCGAAGCTGGGCGATGCGCGCTGGACCAAGATCATGGGCCACTATTACGCGGCCGTCCGCAAGGAGCTGAAGACCTCGCGCGGCAAGGAAGTCGTGACGACGGGGGACGGCGTGCTCGCGACGTTCAAGGCGCCGGCGGCCGGCGTCAGTTGCGCGACCGCGATCCGCGAAGCCGTGCGTACGCTGGGCCTCGATGTCAGGGTGGGGCTGCATGCCGGCGAGTACACGGTGAGCGGCGGCGAAATGGTCGGGCTCGCCTTCCACATCGGCACCCGCGTCGCCGCCAAAGCGCGCGCCGGCGAGGTTCTGGTGTCGAGCGCGGTCAAGGACCTGATGAAGACGCAGTCAACGTTCAGCTTCAGGGATCACGGTGTGCATCAGCTCAAGGGCGTGCCGGAGCGGTGGCGGCTCTATCGGGTGGAGGGGTAG
- a CDS encoding ROK family protein — protein MVDQIEPPRRVSSLARGSNRGRLVELLRRQGPLPRVALARSTGLSFPAVSGLTSRLMAEELLCETETAATSWSDDTDDEDADGLNGRRRGRPVVLLTLNPEFGRIIAVSVRMNLIETLIADFGGSGLAQSRLALPTRALDAGALRDLVIAQINAMLDATATPRHQLLGIGLALQGIVNADTGRTLWSPALSITDVDLATPIRQAFGVEVVMANDAVAVALALTAAEPALAEGLSATIMVGHGIGMGVVADGEAHWGAGSEIGHVKLAPDGPQCRCGQRGCIEAYLADYALYRDARTFLDLPPADSQQPSEAQMALLRERALGGDPRLENLFQQAGRALAEAVAATISVLRPHHVILAGPGLQAFDMMRLAYEERLEQAVLPWLLKSTAIYLRPSESTAIVDGMVRRTLRVVDRNHMEATE, from the coding sequence ATGGTTGACCAGATTGAGCCACCGCGACGCGTTTCCAGCCTGGCCCGCGGGTCGAACCGCGGCCGCCTCGTCGAACTCTTGCGACGCCAGGGGCCATTGCCCCGGGTGGCGCTCGCCCGGAGCACGGGACTGAGCTTCCCCGCCGTTTCCGGTCTGACGTCGAGACTGATGGCGGAAGAGTTGTTGTGCGAGACCGAGACAGCGGCAACGTCATGGTCCGACGATACCGACGACGAGGATGCGGACGGGCTGAATGGCCGCCGCCGTGGCCGGCCGGTCGTGCTGCTGACCTTGAACCCGGAGTTCGGGCGCATCATCGCGGTCTCCGTACGCATGAACCTGATTGAGACGCTGATCGCCGATTTCGGAGGCTCTGGCCTGGCGCAGTCGCGACTAGCTCTCCCGACGCGCGCTCTCGATGCAGGCGCACTGCGCGATCTGGTCATCGCGCAGATCAATGCGATGCTTGATGCGACGGCGACGCCGCGCCATCAGCTGTTGGGAATCGGGCTTGCGCTGCAGGGTATCGTGAACGCCGATACCGGCCGGACGCTGTGGAGCCCGGCGCTGTCGATCACCGACGTCGATCTGGCGACGCCGATACGTCAGGCGTTCGGGGTCGAGGTCGTGATGGCGAACGACGCCGTCGCAGTTGCGCTCGCCCTCACGGCCGCCGAACCGGCGCTGGCGGAGGGCCTCTCGGCCACGATCATGGTCGGTCACGGCATCGGGATGGGCGTTGTCGCCGATGGCGAAGCGCACTGGGGCGCCGGCAGCGAGATCGGCCATGTCAAGCTGGCGCCGGACGGTCCGCAATGCCGCTGCGGCCAGCGCGGCTGTATCGAGGCCTATCTTGCCGACTATGCGCTCTACCGCGACGCCCGCACCTTTCTCGACCTGCCGCCTGCGGACTCGCAGCAGCCGTCCGAGGCGCAGATGGCTCTGCTGCGCGAGCGGGCGCTGGGCGGCGATCCGCGCCTCGAGAACCTCTTCCAGCAGGCAGGTCGCGCGCTTGCCGAGGCGGTCGCGGCAACGATATCCGTGCTGCGCCCACACCATGTCATTCTGGCAGGGCCCGGCCTGCAGGCATTCGACATGATGCGCCTCGCCTATGAGGAGCGGCTTGAGCAGGCGGTGTTGCCATGGCTGCTCAAGTCCACGGCGATCTATCTGCGTCCAAGCGAGTCGACGGCAATTGTCGACGGCATGGTGCGGAGGACGCTGCGGGTGGTGGACCGAAACCACATGGAGGCGACCGAGTGA
- a CDS encoding sugar-binding protein: MNGSRTKLIVPLLAAAALAMTAGMAQAQQKKTIALVTNVAADFWTIAGRGLEKAQKEHPDYNIELIVTNEGTAAGQRRELDDLLVRGVAGISISVDDAPHATEQLNKVAAKTVLITTDSDAPQSNRLAYIGTDNVAAGRQAGEEIKKALPNGGKIALFVGTMDADNARERVQGIKEAIAGTKVELVDVFTDQVDFAKAKANMENVLVKYPDIALLSGLWSYETPLIYDAVKAAGKAGKVKIVGFDEDQRTLRGVSDGTIESTVVQQPYEFGYLSATNIIKTLNGDKSWIPAGGKLIVPTKVISKSNVAEFTADLKALLKK, translated from the coding sequence ATGAACGGATCAAGGACGAAATTGATAGTGCCGCTGCTCGCGGCCGCCGCGCTCGCGATGACCGCGGGAATGGCGCAGGCGCAGCAGAAAAAGACCATCGCGCTGGTTACCAATGTCGCGGCCGATTTCTGGACCATCGCCGGGCGCGGGCTCGAAAAGGCGCAGAAGGAGCACCCGGACTACAATATCGAATTGATCGTCACCAACGAAGGCACGGCGGCGGGCCAGCGGCGCGAGCTGGACGACCTCCTGGTGCGCGGTGTCGCCGGCATCTCCATCTCGGTGGACGACGCGCCGCACGCAACCGAACAGCTCAACAAGGTTGCGGCCAAGACCGTCTTGATCACGACGGACAGCGACGCGCCGCAGAGCAATCGCCTCGCCTATATCGGCACCGACAACGTCGCGGCCGGGCGGCAGGCCGGCGAGGAGATCAAGAAGGCGTTGCCGAACGGCGGCAAGATCGCGCTGTTTGTCGGCACGATGGACGCGGACAACGCCCGCGAGCGGGTGCAAGGCATCAAGGAAGCGATCGCCGGCACCAAGGTCGAGCTGGTCGACGTGTTCACCGACCAGGTGGACTTCGCCAAGGCCAAGGCGAACATGGAGAACGTGCTCGTCAAATATCCCGACATCGCACTGCTGTCCGGCCTTTGGAGCTACGAGACACCGCTGATCTATGACGCGGTCAAGGCGGCGGGCAAGGCCGGCAAGGTGAAGATCGTCGGCTTCGACGAGGACCAGCGCACGCTGCGGGGCGTTTCCGACGGCACGATCGAGTCGACGGTGGTGCAGCAGCCGTACGAGTTCGGCTATCTCTCCGCCACCAACATCATCAAGACGCTGAACGGGGACAAGTCCTGGATCCCGGCGGGCGGCAAGCTGATCGTACCGACCAAGGTGATCAGCAAGTCCAACGTCGCGGAGTTCACCGCAGATCTGAAGGCCCTGCTGAAGAAGTAA
- a CDS encoding sugar ABC transporter ATP-binding protein has translation MAEILFELAGISKSYPGVMALDDVSLRVYRGEVLGLIGENGAGKSTLMRVLGGVIAPTQGVIRIGGVDRARMTVSEATQAGIAFVHQELNLFENLDVAANVFIGREKLVGGPLKLVDNAEMRARVTPLLERLGADFAPDTLVDNLSIAERQMVEIAKALSIDARVIIMDEPTSSLTISETERLLEVIADLKAHGIAVIYISHRLGEIMTCADRVVVLRDGRTVGELARDELSHAAMIRLMIGRDLKALHTPPKRPPQPGGCDILGLVTSAFPDRQIDLSVRHGEILGLAGLVGAGRTSLARAAFGIDPLLGGEIRIDNAPVDVASPRDAIRQGIYLMPEDRKKSGLVLELPIRENVTLASLLNYARMWLVSGAAERKVAKEQVRRLSIKAPSVDIEAVTLSGGNQQKVVLGKWLSMQPRVMFFDEPTRGVDVGAKSEIYALMRELADHGVAIVMISSDMEEVIGVSDRIAVMHEGSVSGVLERPQFSEYNVLQLAMGQAPETVEAAAP, from the coding sequence ATGGCGGAAATCCTGTTCGAACTCGCCGGGATCAGCAAGTCCTATCCCGGGGTCATGGCCCTCGACGATGTCAGCCTGCGCGTGTACCGCGGCGAGGTGCTGGGCCTGATCGGCGAGAACGGCGCCGGCAAATCGACGCTGATGCGCGTGCTGGGTGGCGTGATCGCGCCAACCCAGGGCGTGATCCGCATCGGCGGCGTCGACCGCGCCCGCATGACGGTGAGCGAGGCGACGCAGGCCGGCATCGCCTTCGTGCATCAGGAATTGAACCTGTTCGAGAATCTCGACGTCGCCGCGAACGTCTTCATCGGACGCGAGAAGCTTGTCGGCGGCCCGCTGAAGCTGGTGGACAATGCTGAGATGCGCGCCCGCGTGACGCCGCTGCTGGAGCGGCTGGGTGCCGATTTCGCTCCTGACACACTGGTCGACAATCTGTCGATCGCCGAGCGCCAGATGGTGGAGATCGCCAAGGCGCTTTCGATCGACGCCCGCGTGATCATCATGGACGAGCCGACCTCCAGCCTGACGATTTCGGAGACCGAGCGGCTGCTCGAGGTGATTGCCGATCTGAAGGCGCACGGCATCGCGGTCATCTATATCTCGCATCGGCTCGGCGAGATCATGACCTGCGCCGACCGCGTCGTGGTGCTGCGCGACGGGCGCACGGTGGGGGAGCTGGCGCGAGACGAGTTGAGCCATGCCGCAATGATCCGGCTGATGATCGGCCGCGACCTGAAAGCGCTGCATACGCCGCCGAAACGGCCGCCGCAGCCGGGTGGCTGCGACATCCTCGGCCTCGTGACATCGGCCTTTCCCGATCGGCAGATCGATCTCTCCGTGCGGCATGGCGAGATCCTCGGACTGGCGGGGCTGGTGGGTGCCGGTCGCACCTCGCTTGCCCGCGCGGCCTTCGGCATCGATCCGCTGCTGGGTGGCGAGATCAGGATCGACAACGCGCCGGTCGATGTCGCATCGCCGCGGGACGCGATCAGGCAAGGCATCTATCTGATGCCGGAGGACCGCAAGAAATCCGGGCTCGTGCTGGAGCTGCCGATCCGGGAGAACGTGACGCTGGCAAGCCTGCTGAATTATGCCCGGATGTGGCTGGTCAGCGGCGCGGCCGAGCGCAAGGTGGCGAAGGAGCAGGTCAGACGCCTCTCCATCAAGGCGCCGAGCGTCGATATCGAGGCCGTCACGCTCTCCGGCGGCAACCAGCAGAAAGTCGTGCTGGGCAAGTGGCTCTCCATGCAGCCGCGCGTGATGTTCTTCGACGAGCCGACCCGCGGCGTCGATGTCGGTGCCAAGAGCGAGATCTACGCGCTGATGCGCGAGCTCGCCGACCACGGCGTCGCGATCGTGATGATCTCCTCGGACATGGAGGAGGTGATCGGCGTTTCCGACCGGATCGCGGTGATGCATGAGGGGAGTGTCAGCGGCGTGCTGGAGCGCCCGCAGTTCAGCGAATACAACGTGTTGCAGCTCGCAATGGGCCAGGCGCCGGAAACCGTGGAAGCGGCGGCGCCATGA
- a CDS encoding ABC transporter permease: protein MIKKELGLGLLLVVISAITGLINPAFLSLVNLLNMANLIGLFGVFALGEGLVIITGGIDLSLGSMFALLGVIFIDLLTTHQVHWPLALLAVLLGGLVLGAIQGLLVTRLKMQPFIVTLCGLLIYRGAARYYTSDSTRGFGYGDEAGTLSNIASGNLAGIPNTFILLIVLALVLGVLLHRSVYGRWLYAVGKNEEAARFSGINTNLVIATAYIISGGLAGVSTVLFVFYTNSVSPSSFGNFYELYAIAAAVLGGCSLRGGEGSILGIVLGTALLQVLQNLVNILGIPNSLNFAVMGTVILIGVLADQQLQARRRRRQALAGLARTAPKSTPLQGQGASPRAADALPVRTSDQA, encoded by the coding sequence ATGATCAAGAAGGAACTCGGCCTGGGCCTGCTGCTCGTGGTGATTTCCGCCATCACGGGCCTGATCAATCCGGCCTTCCTGTCGCTGGTGAACCTGCTGAACATGGCCAATCTGATTGGCCTGTTCGGTGTGTTTGCGCTGGGCGAGGGGCTCGTGATCATCACCGGCGGCATCGACCTTTCGCTCGGCTCGATGTTCGCGCTGCTCGGCGTCATCTTCATCGATCTTCTGACGACTCATCAGGTTCATTGGCCGCTGGCGCTGCTGGCCGTGTTGCTGGGCGGGCTCGTGCTGGGCGCCATTCAGGGTCTTCTCGTCACCCGGCTGAAGATGCAGCCCTTCATCGTGACGCTGTGCGGGTTGCTGATCTATCGCGGCGCCGCGCGCTACTATACGAGCGACTCGACGCGCGGCTTCGGCTACGGCGACGAGGCCGGGACACTGAGCAACATTGCCTCCGGCAACTTGGCGGGCATCCCGAACACCTTCATCCTTTTGATCGTCCTTGCGCTCGTCCTCGGCGTGCTGCTGCATCGCTCGGTCTACGGGCGCTGGCTTTATGCCGTCGGCAAGAACGAGGAAGCGGCGCGCTTCTCGGGCATCAACACGAATCTCGTGATCGCAACCGCCTATATCATCAGCGGTGGGCTGGCCGGCGTTTCAACAGTCCTGTTCGTGTTCTACACGAACTCGGTGTCTCCGAGCTCCTTCGGCAATTTCTATGAGCTCTACGCGATCGCAGCTGCCGTCCTGGGCGGGTGCAGCCTGCGCGGCGGCGAGGGCTCCATTCTCGGTATCGTGCTGGGGACTGCGCTGCTACAGGTGCTGCAGAACCTCGTGAATATCCTGGGCATCCCCAATTCCTTGAACTTCGCGGTGATGGGGACCGTGATTCTGATCGGCGTGCTGGCGGATCAGCAATTGCAGGCGCGCCGGCGGCGCAGGCAGGCCCTCGCGGGCCTCGCTCGCACGGCGCCGAAATCGACACCGTTGCAAGGACAAGGCGCGTCACCGCGCGCCGCGGATGCCTTGCCGGTGAGAACGAGTGATCAAGCATGA